In one Pasteuria penetrans genomic region, the following are encoded:
- a CDS encoding NADH-quinone oxidoreductase subunit D codes for MLLNVGPQHPSTHGVLRLRVTIDGEQIVKVDPVLGYLHRGTEKLAEDLNYTQIIPYTDRMDYLSAMTNNFSLVHSVETLLGLDIPERAQYLRVMVMEMNRIASHLVWMGTYLLDIGAMSPFLYAFKDREEILDMFNELCGARLTYNYMRVGGVKWDAPPGWVEKLSDWIGRMQKRMGEYHQLITGNSIFRQRTQGVGKYDQGTAIAYGLSGANLRVTGVDWDLRKTRPYSLYGGLDFTVPIGKNGDLYDKYLCRMGEIDQSLHILEQLTGQCPSSGAFMAKVPRILRAPEGEVYTGIESPRGELGCYIISRGRDKPWRLKFRRPSFYNLQILPYLLQGENLSNLVAILGSIDIVLGEVDG; via the coding sequence ATGTTGCTCAACGTTGGGCCTCAGCATCCCAGTACCCATGGTGTTTTGCGGTTGCGGGTTACGATTGATGGCGAACAAATTGTCAAGGTTGACCCTGTGTTGGGTTATTTGCATCGTGGCACGGAGAAGTTGGCCGAAGATCTGAATTATACACAAATCATTCCTTATACAGATCGCATGGATTATCTATCGGCAATGACGAATAATTTTTCTCTCGTTCATTCTGTGGAGACCCTATTGGGTTTGGATATCCCTGAGCGGGCTCAGTACCTACGCGTTATGGTTATGGAAATGAACCGTATTGCAAGTCATCTTGTTTGGATGGGGACGTATCTTCTGGACATAGGTGCCATGAGCCCATTTCTCTATGCGTTCAAGGACCGTGAAGAAATCCTTGATATGTTCAATGAGTTGTGCGGGGCACGCCTCACTTATAACTACATGCGTGTTGGGGGGGTCAAATGGGATGCCCCCCCCGGTTGGGTAGAGAAATTGAGTGATTGGATCGGGAGAATGCAGAAGCGGATGGGGGAGTATCATCAGCTCATCACAGGAAATTCCATTTTCCGTCAGCGTACACAGGGTGTAGGTAAGTATGATCAGGGGACAGCTATTGCCTATGGGCTTTCGGGTGCCAATCTCCGCGTTACGGGGGTGGACTGGGATCTTCGGAAAACGCGCCCTTATTCGTTGTATGGAGGATTGGATTTTACCGTTCCCATAGGGAAAAATGGGGATCTCTATGACAAATACTTGTGCAGGATGGGGGAGATTGATCAGTCCCTTCACATTTTGGAGCAGTTGACGGGGCAATGTCCCTCTTCGGGCGCTTTCATGGCCAAGGTGCCCCGCATTTTGAGGGCACCCGAGGGAGAGGTTTATACAGGGATTGAGTCTCCGCGTGGCGAATTGGGATGTTATATCATTAGTCGTGGACGTGACAAACCCTGGCGTCTCAAGTTTCGTCGACCCTCATTTTACAATCTCCAAATTCTCCCTTATCTCCTGCAGGGGGAAAACCTGTCCAATCTTGTAGCGATCCTGGGTAGTATTGATATCGTACTTGGGGAGGTGGATGGATGA
- a CDS encoding NuoB/complex I 20 kDa subunit family protein, giving the protein MGADLGVLSPFGDAEDSRNLLLTKVDQIKAWTRSNSLWPLSFGLACCAIEMMATGGSHYDLDRFGVLFRASPRQSDLMIVAGTVTKKMAPVLHRLYEQMADPKWVIAMGSCATAGGPYCASYSVVKGVDQVVPVDVYIPGCPPNPAALLYGIYKLQCKIREEARMGKRVIEG; this is encoded by the coding sequence ATGGGAGCGGACCTAGGCGTTTTGTCTCCCTTCGGGGATGCGGAGGATTCCCGTAATCTTCTTCTGACGAAGGTAGATCAGATCAAGGCTTGGACACGGAGCAATTCTCTATGGCCGCTCAGTTTCGGACTAGCCTGCTGTGCAATTGAAATGATGGCTACGGGTGGTTCCCACTATGATCTGGATCGATTTGGTGTTCTCTTTCGGGCCTCACCACGTCAATCTGATTTGATGATTGTAGCGGGTACTGTAACCAAAAAAATGGCGCCGGTTTTGCATCGTCTGTATGAACAAATGGCAGATCCCAAATGGGTGATCGCCATGGGTTCGTGTGCGACAGCGGGGGGTCCCTATTGTGCCTCTTATTCTGTCGTCAAGGGGGTCGATCAGGTCGTTCCCGTGGACGTTTATATACCAGGGTGCCCGCCGAATCCAGCCGCGTTGCTTTATGGGATTTATAAATTACAATGCAAAATTCGTGAGGAGGCCCGTATGGGAAAGCGGGTGATTGAGGGTTGA
- a CDS encoding NADH-quinone oxidoreductase subunit C, producing the protein MNEEKDSGTQSRRHGDGSDASSSEGSPTLESEMEATTRRGGGSEEDKKVDDPPESEGNDSDSKVKVKADPKIAPEGVIGTEAKSKDVPNRARPTSRGSARAQPDPPPIDPEWQERAESWRDAVNRAMGDMVAPEVIVLPHISLPVLSIVPLAWREVALFFRQNHEYSFSYMRNYAAADQGAHFDVILQLASLIQPYDICLKASLLRGEPSIPSLATDWEAANWNEREMYDLLGIHFEGHPDLRRIMLPDGWVGHPLRKDYEPFDEGV; encoded by the coding sequence TTGAACGAGGAAAAGGATTCTGGAACCCAGTCGCGGAGACATGGGGATGGTTCTGACGCGTCGTCGTCGGAGGGATCTCCTACCTTGGAATCAGAGATGGAGGCTACGACTCGACGTGGAGGGGGATCGGAGGAGGACAAGAAAGTGGACGATCCCCCGGAATCGGAGGGGAATGATTCTGATTCCAAGGTTAAGGTTAAGGCAGATCCTAAGATAGCACCGGAGGGTGTGATAGGAACCGAGGCGAAGTCCAAGGATGTCCCCAATAGGGCTCGTCCTACCTCGCGGGGTTCGGCTCGTGCTCAGCCTGATCCCCCGCCGATAGACCCTGAGTGGCAGGAGAGGGCAGAGAGTTGGCGTGATGCGGTCAACCGGGCTATGGGGGATATGGTTGCCCCGGAGGTGATCGTGTTGCCGCATATTTCCCTGCCAGTACTTTCCATTGTTCCATTGGCCTGGCGGGAGGTGGCGTTGTTTTTTCGCCAGAATCATGAGTATTCTTTTTCCTACATGCGTAATTATGCAGCAGCCGATCAAGGGGCGCACTTTGATGTCATTCTCCAACTTGCTTCCCTCATCCAACCCTATGATATTTGTCTCAAGGCCTCCCTTTTGAGAGGGGAGCCGAGTATTCCTAGCTTGGCTACAGATTGGGAGGCGGCGAATTGGAACGAGAGGGAAATGTATGACTTGTTGGGTATTCATTTTGAGGGCCATCCTGACCTGCGACGTATTATGCTTCCTGATGGTTGGGTAGGACACCCTTTACGTAAGGATTACGAGCCGTTTGATGAGGGGGTGTAG
- the nuoH gene encoding NADH-quinone oxidoreductase subunit NuoH → MIGDLLYAGILLAVVLLFVMLAVLAERKVIGWIQLRHGPNRVGPWGMLQTMADVGKLFCKEDIRPAQVDPRLFRWAPILAFLPSFAGLVVVPFMPQGMNVNLSAGLLYGVAWSSITTLAIIVAGWSSNNKYALIGAMRAAAQMISYEVPLLLALAGVALGAGSLQLDEIVRAQSYVWFLLPQVVGFAVFCVSLLAELHRTPFDFPEAESELVAGYHVEYSGFRFALFMLTEYVYVFSMAALATVLYLGGWDSPFGVGILPPALWFGLKMSSILFVIFWVRATWPRLRVDSLLPLAWKVLVPLALLNLLWVAVAKEIPVLRSFYGAGQ, encoded by the coding sequence ATGATTGGTGATTTGTTGTATGCCGGTATTCTTCTTGCGGTTGTATTGCTGTTCGTTATGTTGGCCGTGTTGGCAGAGAGAAAAGTGATTGGATGGATCCAGCTGCGGCATGGACCCAATCGTGTGGGTCCCTGGGGGATGTTGCAAACGATGGCGGATGTGGGTAAACTTTTCTGCAAAGAAGATATACGGCCTGCCCAGGTGGATCCAAGGCTTTTTCGCTGGGCGCCCATTCTGGCTTTTCTGCCATCCTTTGCGGGGCTTGTGGTTGTCCCCTTTATGCCGCAGGGTATGAATGTCAATCTGTCCGCTGGGTTGTTGTACGGTGTGGCGTGGTCTAGCATTACCACCCTAGCGATCATTGTGGCTGGATGGTCCTCCAATAACAAATACGCGCTTATCGGTGCCATGCGTGCGGCTGCCCAGATGATTAGCTATGAAGTCCCCTTGTTGTTGGCACTCGCTGGTGTGGCACTGGGTGCGGGTAGTTTGCAGTTGGATGAGATTGTTAGAGCCCAGTCCTATGTCTGGTTTCTACTACCGCAGGTTGTTGGGTTTGCTGTGTTTTGTGTTTCCTTGTTAGCTGAGTTGCATCGGACCCCTTTTGATTTTCCGGAGGCGGAATCGGAGTTGGTGGCTGGTTATCATGTAGAATACAGCGGTTTCCGTTTTGCCCTTTTCATGCTTACGGAGTATGTTTACGTTTTTTCTATGGCTGCCTTAGCGACGGTTCTTTATCTTGGCGGTTGGGATTCTCCGTTTGGTGTGGGTATCTTGCCGCCTGCCCTTTGGTTTGGTTTGAAGATGTCGTCCATCCTGTTTGTGATTTTTTGGGTACGGGCTACCTGGCCACGTTTGCGTGTAGATTCCCTATTGCCGTTAGCATGGAAGGTACTCGTACCCCTTGCCCTGCTCAATTTACTTTGGGTAGCTGTTGCTAAAGAGATTCCTGTTTTGCGGTCGTTTTATGGGGCAGGGCAATGA